The proteins below come from a single Orcinus orca chromosome 6, mOrcOrc1.1, whole genome shotgun sequence genomic window:
- the CLU gene encoding clusterin, with the protein MKTLLLLVGLLLSWENGGAISDKELQEMSTEGSKYINKEIKNALKEVKQIKTLIEQTNEERKSLLGSLEEAKKKKEDALNDTKDSETKLKASQGVCNETMTALWEECKPCLKQTCMKFYARVCRSGSGLVGQQLEEFLNQSSPFYLWINGDRIDSLLENDRQQGHVMDVMEDSFTRASNIMDELFQDRFFPRKFQDTQYYSPFGSFPRGSLFFNPKSRFARNVMPFPLLEPLNFHDMFQPFFDMIHQAQQAMDDHMHRTPYHFPMAEFPGENSSDRTVCKEIRHNSTGCLKMKDQCEKCQEILSMDCSANDSSQMQLRQQLNMSLQMAEKFSKLYDQLLQSYQQKMLNTSSLLKQLNEQFTWVSQLANLTHSDSQHYLQVSTVNSHSSDPSVPSGLTKVVVKLFDSYPFTVTVPQEVSNPKFMETVAEKALQQYRQKSREE; encoded by the exons ATGAAGACTCTACTGCTGCTCGTGGGCCTGCTGCTGAGCTGGGAGAATGGCGGGGCAATCTCGGACAAAGAGCTCCAGG AAATGTCCACCGAGGGGAGTAAGTAcattaataaagaaattaaaaatgctctcAAGGAGGTGAAACAGATAAAGACCCTAATAGAACAGACCAACGAAGAGCGCAAATCATTGCTTGGCTCCTTAGAGGAGgccaagaagaagaaagag GATGCCCTGAATGACACCAAGGATTCTGAAACGAAGCTGAAGGCGTCCCAGGGGGTGTGCAATGAGACCATGACGGCCCTCTGGGAGGAGTGTAAGCCTTGCCTGAAACAGACCTGCATGAAGTTCTACGCGCGTGTCTGCAGAAGCGGCTCGGGACTGGTGGGCCAACAG CTCGAGGAGTTCCTGAACCAGAGCTCCCCCTTCTACTTATGGATCAACGGTGACCGCATCGACTCCCTGCTGGAGAACGACCGGCAGCAGGGCCACGTGATGGACGTCATGGAGGACAGCTTCACCCGCGCATCCAACATCATGGACGAGCTCTTCCAGGACCGGTTCTTTCCCCGGAAGTTCCAGGACACTCAGTATTACTCGCCCTTTGGCTCGTTCCCAAGGGGATCGCTCTTCTTCAATCCCAAGTCCCGCTTCGCCCGGAACGTCATGCCTTTCCCCTTGTTGGAACCCCTGAACTTCCATGACATGTTTCAGCCCTTCTTTGACATGATCCACCAGGCCCAGCAGGCCATGGATGACCACATGCATAGAACTCCCTACCACTTCCCGATGGCGGAATTCCCAGGAG AAAACAGCAGTGACCGCACCGTGTGCAAGGAAATCCGCCACAACTCCACGGGATGCCTGAAGATGAAGGACCAGTGTGAAAAGTGCCAGGAGATCTTGTCCATGG ACTGTTCAGCGAACGACTCCTCTCAGATGCAGCTGCGCCAGCAGCTGAACATGTCCCTGCAGATGGCGGAGAAGTTCAGCAAGCTGTACGACCAGCTGCTCCAGTCCTACCAGCAGAAGATGCTGAACACATCCTCCCTGCTGAAGCAGCTGAACGAGCAGTTCACCTGGGTGTCCCAGCTGGCCAACCTCACGCACAGCGACAGCCAGCACTATCTCCAGGTCTCCACG GTGAATTCCCACAGTTCCGACCCCAGCGTTCCCTCTGGCCTCACTAAGGTGGTTGTGAAGCTCTTTGATTCCTACCCCTTCACTGTGACGGTCCCACAAGAAGTCTCCAATCCTAAGTTTATGGAGACCGTGGCAGAGAAAGCGCTACAACAATACCGCCAGAAGAGCCG GGAGGAGTGA